ctaatTTGATGAATTACAACGTATGACAGCTACTGCATATTTTCTAATATACAGAAATGGTAGCAAAATACTGTATGGAATTCTGCACTTCTGCTTGTTGAAGATTAAAACCAGgagctagttttttttttgttttcattataaTATACTAATGGACATGACTGTGCATTGGGCTGGAAAAACGTGTTTTGAACGAAAATGTCTCAGCGATAGTAAGCGATAGTAAGAATCATGTTGATACTTTAACATTTGCTTTATCGAAGGTCGTAGGAAATGCAAGAGGGCTATAACGCGCATCCTTTTCCGTGCAGTTATGTTAATAATCCTTATTCGCTGAGAGATATTCATGAAACAACTAATAAATGACTACGAACTCGCGGCAACTtaataatagaaataaaagatttgaaatattgccagctgtgtttttgtgttctttacCGTAaagtacagtcttttcccaaATCGAgacactcgagttacgcgaatcccaaaattttgacaattcgtgtaattttgtatgtggaattgaagtttgcatttgtcaaatttcgttacattttgataataaaaacattaatttggttaaaaatttactctaattgtcgaaataaacttaaaaatgTCCATtattaatgtgcttcgtaacgtaaaaaaaaggaaatcgatcactgaatactaaatataaacgatattgtaaagggaatccgagttacgccaatttctctggcacgcattattcacgtcactcgggaaaagactgtatacGCAGGCCTTTTGTAAAAGATGTacgcaatggtttttttttattccaaacaTAGTTTTGTAGGGAGTATTTATGTGACACGTTTAGTTGAAGCGACTAAACGGGCATAAATAGTAAATTGATGTCAATGCGGTATGGCGTTGAATTACTTAGACGCCAGTTTGGTCCCGAATCCAGTCGCGGAAATGAGTGGTGCGTACATAACCAGACGGGAAACCAGCTTCACAGCCAGCGGCAGCGACGAAAGACACCACACCGATTTGGACGGATTGACCATTTTCGTTAACGGCTAGCGGGCCACCGGAATCACCGTTGCATGTTCCTTGGTTGGCAGCGTCACGACCGACACCGCACACGGTAGAATCAATGATGGTTGCCGCACCGTAAACTCCCATGCACTGAATGTTGGAGATAATGTTCAAGTGGACGAAGTTGAGCGTTTGCGAGATAGTGGGAATCGAGTCACTGGTACGTCCGAATCCAGATACGGTTGCCTCACGGTTCAGGAACGTCTCGGACAGATCAGCTCCAGGCAGGGCAATAGGCTGAATATTACCACCCAATGGGAACGGTTCGCTCACACGGATCAGACCGATGTCGTTGTTAAGGTTGGCCGAGTTGTAGGCAGGATGGATGACGATCAGGTTGGAAGTGCGCACGGTACCTTCGTTAATGTTGATCGTTCCTGCGCGGACAGTGAACTGGATGACACCCACTTGACAATGAGCAGCCGTAAGGACCCATTCGGCCGAAATGATCGAACCACCGCATGCAAGATTGCCTCCTGCAGTCTGACCACTCAGGAACACTTGGTACGGGAACTGGCCGAGCGATGCTGGGAAACCGTTCACAATGCGAGCACTGCGAGGAGCTTCCCGCATTGGCACGATCGAATTGTAGCTGATCTCCCGAGCCTAAAGTAAAGTATGAGCCGATGCTAGTTTATTGTTCACACTTCAGCTGAAGATGTAGCCATTGGTTCTTACCTGGGCCGCAGCCAAGCAGGCCAAAACGACGGCGATGAACAGTTTCATGATTAGTACTGACCACTTCGAACAATTGAGTTAATGTGCTACagagttttcttttatatatACTACATCAACAGTGCGTCATACACTTGATAGATTGCTAAATTACGTTTTTATAAGAGAAGGTTGTGATATAGGTTTGATATCAGGGTttatcaagtttttttttgcccgttAGATAAGATATTAAACCAATGCATACGGCCTGCTGTTACATGACCAGGCAGATGTGGTGTATAAATCTATTGATATTTACGATTCTAAGAGTATTTTGTAAGGTCTCGTTTCTTATCGGACGTTATTCCGTGAGATGTCATATAAAACCGTCTACAGCGGGAAAACACAGCGGCCGATTACCGATTTCGGGTAGATTATAAGAATGCTTTGTGTCATTTTACGGTAGCCAAATTATCGCTGGTTCAGGTGTACTGTGcgataatgaataatgaagtAACGCAATAAATGcaacgaaaataaatgttaagGTCAGTTATTTATATTGAGTCACCAGTGATAAAATGTTAAGAGTAACTTTCGGAAAACGGGTAAATAAATGACAAAATTGAACGCTTATTTTATTGCTGATTTTACATCTCTTCTCAGTCTACTAATCTCTGATAATGCACTGCTTTAGTGCTCATGTACTTACGTACTTACTTGCTCTTAGCGATCGTGACCCAATTTTAGCGATCGTTTAGGTTGTATAGATTTATGCTGATAATTTAGTAGGATTAACTATATTGAATTAGTTTTAAGTATAGTAAAATGAGTACGTAAGACTATCGGAATGATTCACTAAGGATGAACGCGGCGTTGGAGCCACCAGACTGCTCACTAAATTTAAGATTTTAGCTTATAAGTATATTTTAAGTCAGTTTCGGTGGGTAACAGCAAAGGTGCAGCTACATTGTTCAGCGTATTAACTGATATGTTCAAATGACTTCAGTGGAATGCGATCCTTCTTTTGTCGGGCAATTATTGATTTTCGCATTGTCGCTTTACCTTTTACCCTCCGAAAACAAAGGTCCCTTCGAAACGCGTTCCAGAATCGTCGTTCCATCCGTCCATCCATCCAGTTGCGTCCCTTCTTCAGAGTGCCTTGGGATTAGAACattgaaaaatgtataatttatgCCAATctcatgctttttttctcttcgtttTCTGCTGAAACATTCTCTTCGTCGCTCACAAGGACCAGAAGTAACGAGATGGGGGCTGGAACCAACGAATATcgaaagaatatttaaagatTCTAGCACCCTTATTCGGTCTGTTTCGCGCTACATTGCAGCACCCTGCAAAGATTGTAGAAATGTAAGAGAAATGGGAAAATCGCCGGATCAAGGGGCGATTGGACGAACTTATTCCGATAGGCAGAGTACGCTCGCATGAGAAACGAACCAGCCGAGACGTACTCTTGTCGAAGTCGTTCGGCGCTCATGTATTATGCATTAATTTGTAAAAGTGGGTGAGCGAATGAGGGAAATATTGAGTTGGTGACgggatttttattgaatttcgGTGTTGATCCGCGACCAAAGAGCGACCGCCAGCACGCGTATAGGTTTGATGCATCGGAGTCGGATGCTTGAGATTGTTGTCCGTGAAGAAAATGCTATGCTGCTAGAGGAGGTTTTCCTTTGATTGCACATAGGTCGTTGGGAAGGTGTTCAGAGGTACGGTGGAAAGCGGGTAATTCAAGTAGATCGTTTTTCAGCACAAATTATCAAGCATATGGGTTGGttacatttttatacaaaacatCGCATTTcgtaaataatacaaacaatacATTGATAcggaattatttaataaagcaGATTATAACTGCaaattgtttttcatcttATTACAAGTTGCCCATCAAAATTAATCGtgcatttccattttgttgtagCTAAAGTTCTAAACATTCATACAAAATCTTAAAAGTTTAGTGCTCTAAtcatggcaaaataaaaacaagaatCCCCCATGAAGTAAGTACAACTGAGCGCTGCATTTACGTTGATTCAATTAGATTCGGTCCACTGTTGTACCTTATGGCTTCTTCCTACCGTCATCAGATCGACTGTGTTTCGGTTTGCTTACTTTTGATTTGATAAGTGGCTTGTGATATATATATTCATTACACATTAATTTGAATGACAATTTAGACGTCCCGACGCAGTGGGGTTCCCTTTTTCATTGCTGCGAAATGTCGATGACTGAAATGTAAGGGACGCACCGTTTTATTCCACCTTCTCAATATAAGACGAAACGCCTGCAAACAGCAGTCTGTGTATCAGGGAAAGTCTTTGATGGTTTAGTgcaatgaaaaagtgaaacagagagggagagggaggATCCAGTAACCTttcttatttttgtattaaattgtTGATCATACAAGATAGTAGTGATAGGACGCGATAGGATAGGAGGATGTATTACGTAGATAGTAATATTGATTGTAGCATGGTTAAGCTAGAATGGTAGGCGTTCCTTTAAATACGTATGCAGATGCAAGCAAAATTACTTGTTTCAACCAACTTTCTAAGGACTCACAACGGTGTCGAACATGACGCCTTACTTCTATTATAACACACTCAATAACTGTGGGATATGGCTGCAAAAGGCGTCCAAGCTTTAAAAAGATACATCCGAAGAAAAGAGGTTTTCGAGGGCCACCATTTGCCCGTTGTGTTCCCTGGTGTATCAGTAGTGATTTGATACTGGTTTCGACAGATTCGCCCATTTTGAAAATCAAGAGAAAATCATGGCAGATCGTCTCACTCCCCCCTTTTCCCCTTCATATACACGTTCGTACAATAACCGGCTCCAGCGGAAAGGGATCATCGATATCGCATCCGTTGTAAAAGTACATTCGATTTTGATTTCGAGCCACATCCTGCGTGGTACTTAAAATTCACCAAGTGCCGTCTGTGCTGCGTCTTGTTAGAATCTTGTTTCCTCTAGTGGTGGTGATGGCGGTGCAAAAGAATATGCTAACACGATGGTATCCCACCGCTAACGGTATAATAAAAATGACTACGGCACTGCCAGGCGGATTACCGGGACGGGCGGGGATGGCTATCAGAAAAATATGGATTCGATCAGACGCTAAGCGTTGGGATAACGTTTGGCCCTTTTCCCAGCTGCTGATTTGCTGTCGAGAGACGGCCAAGGGCGGTGGGGAATGCCCGAATGCCTTTACACCCTCGGTCCCATCAGCAGAGGGCACCAGGCACAACTGTACGGTTCGGTGAAAAGGTATCAGTGTGGGAGCAACACTGATGACAACGGTAATAAGATCGTGGCAAAAGGTTTTTGGGCAGGAAAAAATGGGCAGGAAGGACACATCGACAGAACGATAAAACTTATGGCGAAAACGTGGATGAATGCAAATGACTGCAGATTTTTGGGAGAGCCTAGGATCAGCCTTTCTTTAGCATTTTCTTAAAGATGGGCGCCTTCTTCTGCCTTAAGGGATGCCAAAGCACAGGCCACAACGGGTGTTAAAATATGACGACACACTTAcactgttgatgctgctgtgtGATGGCCTGTGCTAGATAATAGAGGGTAATTTAGGCACAAGCTTGTCCACAGAACACTTAAATATTCGTGTTTTAGTGGCGATGTAGAACAGCCTTAAATTTGTTAAGTAGTTTCAAAGGTGTGTAAGTTAAAAACGCTATAGCCGTTTTGATAGTTTGCCAAGTGTTAAATATCGAGAATAGGGTTCATGCGAAATGAGTCAATAGAAAACTGTtaagacataaaaaaaactttggtAATCGTATTAAAACTAATATAAACTTGAATAATATCAATAATATTATGGAAGTATCGTGATTAAAACAGGTTGGTATTAGGAACTGTTATCTGTAATTGTTCTTCAACTTCTGCCAAACATGGCATTTTTACTTTGCTCTTAGAAggattttgatgttttgagtaGATTTTATTCAGTTTGTATAAAATTACTCAACTATCAAAtgcatacaacaacaaaacttagCGACAGCATCAGCAaatcagcaaaataaaaccatatcAAACATTTCGAACCATTCGACCGATTCAGACCGATTGTTAGCCGTGTCGTGCACAGGAGACATGTTTCAATCAACTTCACTATTCAGGGAAAACACTTGAGAAAGACTGAATCTGCTCAATCGAATGGTGCTGTTGAAcgtaaatattttattgctcttTATTTATAGCTTCAAGCGGAAAATTGCTATTTTATGAATTGCAACGAATTGGGAATTGCTGCGCATACAAAAGTGAAAGAGCTTGATCAATTGGTTGTGAACAGTTGTTTGGTAAcaagctaaaaaaaatccgaCAAATGTGAGGAGATGTTTTTGCACAAAAGCATGCAAATTACTGAATGCTTGAAAACATCTCTTACAATAACACAGTGAAACACGAAAATATAAGGATCCATGCATCTAACTTTCAGAAACGTTTGtaacgaataaataaaatcattaatttataaattctAACCGATCAAGCCCCGGTTTACGGCCCATAACTGGGAGGAAACGCTCAGCCATGATTAGTTTCGGAAAACTCTGTCTACCATACGGCTTTTTACCGtcataatggaaaataaataaaagaatactAATTTATAATATCTATAGTAGTACTGTTTTAAGATCTTGTTCGTTTTACCTTTACATTTCAACACAAACTACCAGTATGCTGTTTGCTTCCACTGCAACGAACTCATTGGGTTTGCAGCCTACatcattaatgttttatttaatgggCTCTGATAAACACAAACATCCAGATGAGTTCCTCTTACTGAACGATGCCATGAAGATGGGACTGTGGTAGCCTTGTACGTGAGTACATGTACAATTGAATTTTCCTACATGTTAAACCATTTATAGCCGACCATTTACAATTAATTAAGCAAACGCTACAACATGGGTATGAGCAAATGTGTCCCTCGTCGTCATACTCAGGAGACATACTTCGGCAATGGTTCAACATTGCTGAAGATTGTGGCTCGGATGGGTTCATATTCTGGGTATATAGCATCTAGGAAGTGAATGTTGTATGGTCTACAGTTAGGAACACAGCCATTCGGCTTTATGGCTGTCAGTTTAACAAGATATGGTTTTAAAATATAGAAATCATGATTCTGAAAAATTGTCAGTTTTCCCATCTCACTGAATAGAAAAGCTTAGTGACAACCACATACGTTTCCTAATACACAACTTATCAGCTTGATCTCATCACAGTTTCACTTACTTTTTTATatcagaaattaaaaatgcttTCGCAACaactaacaacaaaacaactgtAATTTCACCAATTAGATACCAGGGGTAAGAATTAATAATGCAGATGACATTAAACTTTGAAAATCATGTAAGAATGATTCAAAATGGGgatattgttttcgtttggtCATCTTAAAAAGTCGAGATATCTAAAgaatatacatatattttgTCCATATCGATTGTATGCGTTTCCATTGATTTCTTTAAATGTAGTTACAAAAACATATTGTATATTATCATTCTATCGTAGTAAAACATTATCGAAATCTACAAATTAcgatttttctacattttttatgctcttttccgattgttgattgattgatcCGATCTGTTCCGATTCTATATTATGCAGACTTCGCAcactacaaaacacaacattatCAACAACCTTGCTTAactggcacaacaacctcaagagacataggcctgccatttctgggttcctttgactttatttacccgtagctaaATAGTCAGTcttagcaatacggcctggccgtccttgttgaaaaaaaaatagtcagCCTTGCGTACGGGGGCTTGGTCCTGTTggaattttggaccggtcttGTCGTGTGAATATCGGCACCGCTACTATACATCACCGGTTCGCACCTattatcaacaacaaaacgtaataaaattatttattattattttattatctgATATCACTTGTAAAAAGCTGGACACTTTAGTTTGATAGATACAGCtttaaacaaaagttttttatgcgaatgaaatttcatacgTCGAATTGTAATGGGTTATGctattaattgaaaaatattaaactttaaGTAGCtcgataatatttgttttcatttcctttttatcacaaattttGCAGTACAATTTTCGAACAAGCATTGTATCGTGCGTTAGATCTAATGACAAGCAAATATTATGGAATTGTCAAGTTCGAAAAACAAGATGTGAGAAgtaaatttt
This Anopheles marshallii chromosome 3, idAnoMarsDA_429_01, whole genome shotgun sequence DNA region includes the following protein-coding sequences:
- the LOC128711183 gene encoding brachyurin-like, producing MKLFIAVVLACLAAAQAREISYNSIVPMREAPRSARIVNGFPASLGQFPYQVFLSGQTAGGNLACGGSIISAEWVLTAAHCQVGVIQFTVRAGTININEGTVRTSNLIVIHPAYNSANLNNDIGLIRVSEPFPLGGNIQPIALPGADLSETFLNREATVSGFGRTSDSIPTISQTLNFVHLNIISNIQCMGVYGAATIIDSTVCGVGRDAANQGTCNGDSGGPLAVNENGQSVQIGVVSFVAAAGCEAGFPSGYVRTTHFRDWIRDQTGV